In Dyadobacter sp. NIV53, a single window of DNA contains:
- a CDS encoding DUF4157 domain-containing protein has product MSESEHISKSSASKNSNARRSFFFQPKLTIGSPNDVYEQEADNIADKVMRMTDTGLTLKSSPVQDLISRKCAACEEEEKHIQKKSINDDITPVIQKRGNDGGGIASDVISGQIESAKGGGSPIDQSTRNFMETRFGNNFSAVRIHTDSKAVQLSQELNAQAFTVGNDVFFNQGKYNAESDSGKQLLAHELVHTVQQSGSLERKSIQRYSNECGKDFIFSFSGVINDETEDQHNGVPRAYYSEIPGSTSKRGKKIQGNNGHSLALIAGTPVEVGQFHQKYWRAVCLKPPGSPDYEIAWVLNSYISNPAVPTPQPAAAAPVKKTTAKYPFLKDGVEIDLDMNGSFSTHELHTSIKANGNAVSLTFRHIAGTKTQTLTLTPDSIDVSNAMYAGAGITDGTHPLEMIIVGYEKDKADKMSGYRIIIIPEHTPGTYRLKGMKLDKDIEFKNIDITGAQAFDLGVPSSFDDALSKKIIEEKGEHSKQGGTFRFDFKVGPANDVNFTLHIIKNPDDEDTVLCSIGASKSDSDKGIQSHPARELTLPIPVSFEELDIEKWKETNGSVSYRFLPPYSNTGFMVTYEINPLKKDNYVSSDSAHGLNIYPIDTSTDEPSSAMPAVKVGFVLKDGVWQYGFGKRSVESFRIESAKNAFFKLQEMQLPKHEINDLLNEMSLIVMLAVKENISGSNIYAQWMEVAYGVAAYSEDAAKGDDTAKQWIKDKSDAFITSLLAEIGGKGDESSDVNANGVGPAGGTITSKITNKYTGAQSDKSVGVGPLARAQSSVKAVKQPFEDVRALILSGNYNSAVTLLRSSFFLWVEDQLINNKNANKDTKRKLQAYGYQLSYDKQLKDTLSKEKTPLQKIKAIYYPDLGNVTNENGTSLMVGSEIKGIPLDLYYQEVGDDWVIYNFTTLTQPGKLNDFKRTQSKNPGEFAPPQEVFDLLTKDEGIGTGYIHYQTVIGEGGVVRVSHPWTLGGVILTAAAIVGLIALALTGVGLFAEGAAAASFGGAAALLGDIAAIATVVGASVKIGQDYADGAPVTAARWGELAIDVAVSVLPVIRGLRGIASLRQYKNLYVLMDVTANTQWVAKLDAAANVSAILVTSGKGVDELSGLSKALEEGRIDEATFYWAVVKNVGLGVINVVLLHSSIKTLQGRALGSTTLEEVITKGFKKELLVEKSTAMYSKENVEAGVETLLESSTVYRTMVVEALSGEKDFEKAIDVVCYLGSKERGALNDVMIIDGKVKRVIDVMIEGKFFGKTLVIPQGFIGSKGSKLDDVQRDFTQFSAAVVDGVHGVQGLKDAEIRLQGSATMGIAKPKTPTAENPKTWDYDLAIMMEATEYNKKLGSIFNNKVKYKDKSKGNIDLNSMSNEEIIKIAARMNADKLRAIDEREFNSVAHTFGNGIVTGKANMSSDYFPELALLNAALKKQFSIPDLDFSVIAKNSGFDSTPFITLQSSSSQPVK; this is encoded by the coding sequence ATGTCAGAATCCGAGCACATTTCAAAATCTTCCGCATCTAAAAACAGTAATGCCAGGCGGTCATTTTTCTTTCAGCCGAAACTCACCATTGGTTCACCAAATGATGTGTATGAACAGGAAGCGGATAATATAGCAGATAAGGTAATGCGGATGACTGACACAGGTTTAACCTTAAAATCAAGTCCTGTACAGGATTTGATTTCCCGGAAATGTGCGGCTTGCGAAGAAGAAGAAAAACATATTCAGAAAAAATCTATCAATGATGATATTACTCCGGTTATTCAGAAAAGGGGAAATGATGGTGGTGGAATTGCCAGTGATGTTATTTCAGGACAGATAGAATCGGCGAAAGGCGGTGGCAGTCCGATAGACCAAAGTACACGTAATTTCATGGAAACGCGTTTTGGAAATAACTTTTCAGCCGTCAGGATACATACGGATTCCAAAGCTGTACAACTTTCACAGGAACTTAATGCCCAGGCATTTACAGTGGGTAATGATGTTTTTTTTAACCAGGGTAAATACAATGCCGAAAGTGATTCGGGAAAACAGCTGCTGGCCCATGAGCTGGTCCATACAGTGCAGCAATCGGGAAGTCTTGAAAGAAAATCAATACAGCGGTATTCCAATGAATGCGGCAAAGATTTTATTTTCAGTTTCAGCGGTGTAATAAATGATGAAACGGAAGATCAGCATAACGGTGTTCCACGCGCATATTATTCGGAAATTCCTGGCAGCACGTCAAAGAGAGGCAAAAAAATCCAGGGAAATAATGGTCATTCTCTTGCACTCATAGCCGGAACTCCGGTCGAAGTCGGACAATTTCACCAAAAGTACTGGCGTGCTGTATGCCTTAAACCACCTGGCAGTCCAGATTATGAAATAGCATGGGTACTTAATTCCTATATTTCAAACCCGGCAGTCCCAACACCACAACCTGCCGCAGCAGCGCCGGTAAAAAAAACAACGGCGAAATATCCCTTTCTAAAAGATGGAGTAGAAATTGACCTGGATATGAATGGCAGCTTTTCTACGCATGAATTACATACATCGATTAAAGCAAATGGAAATGCGGTATCACTAACCTTCAGGCACATTGCAGGTACTAAAACACAAACATTAACACTAACTCCGGATAGTATTGACGTTAGCAATGCGATGTATGCGGGAGCTGGTATTACTGATGGAACCCATCCTCTCGAAATGATTATTGTTGGCTATGAAAAAGATAAAGCAGATAAGATGTCCGGTTACCGGATTATTATTATTCCTGAGCATACTCCCGGTACCTACCGTTTAAAGGGGATGAAGCTTGATAAAGATATTGAATTCAAAAATATCGATATAACAGGTGCACAAGCATTTGACCTGGGAGTACCATCATCTTTTGATGACGCTTTGAGCAAAAAGATCATTGAAGAAAAAGGCGAACATAGCAAGCAGGGAGGAACTTTCAGGTTCGATTTTAAGGTTGGCCCAGCTAATGATGTGAATTTCACTTTACATATAATTAAAAACCCGGATGACGAAGACACTGTATTATGCTCCATTGGTGCCAGCAAATCAGATAGTGATAAGGGAATACAATCTCACCCGGCAAGAGAACTGACACTGCCTATACCTGTAAGTTTCGAGGAACTGGACATTGAGAAATGGAAAGAAACAAACGGATCAGTTTCCTATCGTTTTTTGCCTCCCTATTCCAACACCGGCTTTATGGTTACCTACGAGATTAACCCATTAAAAAAGGATAACTATGTTTCGTCTGATTCAGCACATGGCCTCAATATATATCCCATTGATACCAGCACAGACGAGCCATCATCTGCAATGCCTGCCGTAAAGGTTGGTTTTGTATTGAAAGATGGTGTATGGCAATATGGATTTGGTAAAAGATCTGTTGAAAGTTTCCGCATTGAATCCGCAAAAAATGCATTTTTCAAATTACAGGAAATGCAGTTGCCAAAGCATGAAATTAATGATCTGCTCAACGAAATGAGCCTGATCGTAATGCTTGCAGTGAAGGAAAATATTTCCGGCTCAAATATTTATGCGCAGTGGATGGAAGTGGCCTATGGCGTGGCAGCTTACAGTGAAGATGCGGCAAAAGGAGATGATACTGCCAAGCAATGGATTAAAGATAAATCGGACGCATTTATTACTTCCTTACTTGCGGAGATAGGCGGTAAAGGTGATGAATCGTCTGATGTAAATGCTAATGGTGTTGGGCCGGCAGGCGGGACTATTACGAGCAAGATTACAAACAAATACACAGGAGCTCAATCGGACAAAAGTGTAGGAGTTGGGCCTTTAGCCAGGGCACAATCCTCAGTAAAAGCTGTAAAACAACCATTTGAAGATGTAAGGGCATTGATATTATCCGGCAATTATAATTCAGCCGTTACATTATTACGCAGCAGCTTTTTCCTATGGGTTGAGGACCAGTTAATTAATAATAAAAATGCAAATAAGGATACAAAACGAAAACTTCAGGCGTACGGCTACCAATTATCCTATGACAAGCAGTTAAAAGACACACTTTCCAAAGAGAAAACTCCGTTACAAAAAATAAAGGCCATCTATTATCCCGATCTGGGTAATGTTACCAATGAAAATGGTACATCACTCATGGTAGGCAGCGAAATTAAGGGCATTCCACTCGATTTATATTATCAGGAAGTAGGTGATGACTGGGTAATTTATAATTTCACAACCCTTACCCAGCCGGGAAAACTGAATGATTTTAAGCGTACACAATCAAAAAATCCAGGTGAATTTGCACCACCTCAGGAAGTTTTTGATTTATTGACCAAGGATGAAGGTATTGGTACCGGTTACATACATTATCAAACGGTTATTGGTGAAGGCGGAGTGGTAAGAGTAAGCCATCCCTGGACATTAGGCGGTGTTATTTTGACTGCGGCCGCAATTGTTGGCTTGATTGCGCTGGCTCTAACTGGTGTAGGTTTGTTTGCAGAAGGCGCAGCGGCGGCAAGTTTCGGTGGTGCAGCTGCTTTGTTGGGCGACATTGCTGCTATTGCCACTGTTGTGGGAGCATCTGTAAAAATTGGGCAGGATTATGCAGATGGAGCCCCTGTCACAGCTGCAAGGTGGGGTGAACTGGCAATAGATGTAGCAGTTTCGGTACTTCCTGTTATAAGAGGATTGCGTGGAATTGCTTCATTGAGGCAATACAAAAATCTTTATGTGCTGATGGATGTAACGGCTAACACACAATGGGTTGCCAAACTGGATGCAGCGGCCAACGTTTCTGCAATTCTGGTAACATCAGGCAAAGGAGTGGATGAGCTTTCCGGATTATCAAAAGCACTGGAAGAAGGACGCATAGATGAAGCCACCTTCTATTGGGCTGTTGTAAAAAATGTGGGCTTAGGTGTTATCAATGTAGTTCTCTTGCATTCGAGTATCAAAACACTTCAGGGAAGGGCATTAGGCAGTACCACACTTGAAGAGGTCATTACAAAAGGATTTAAAAAAGAGCTGTTAGTAGAAAAATCAACTGCTATGTATAGCAAAGAAAACGTGGAAGCGGGTGTTGAAACACTGCTTGAAAGCTCCACAGTTTACCGTACAATGGTTGTGGAAGCTTTATCCGGTGAGAAAGATTTTGAAAAAGCAATTGACGTGGTTTGCTATCTTGGTTCAAAGGAAAGAGGTGCACTTAACGATGTAATGATTATCGACGGAAAAGTCAAACGGGTCATTGATGTTATGATAGAGGGAAAATTCTTTGGCAAAACACTCGTTATTCCACAAGGATTTATAGGTTCCAAAGGCAGTAAGCTCGACGATGTACAAAGAGATTTCACTCAATTTTCCGCTGCGGTAGTTGATGGTGTCCATGGAGTCCAGGGTTTAAAAGATGCCGAAATCCGTCTACAGGGAAGTGCAACAATGGGAATTGCCAAGCCTAAAACTCCAACAGCCGAAAATCCGAAAACGTGGGATTATGACCTGGCTATCATGATGGAAGCGACTGAATATAACAAAAAGCTTGGCTCCATATTTAATAATAAGGTAAAATACAAAGACAAATCCAAGGGAAATATTGATTTGAACAGCATGAGCAATGAAGAGATTATCAAGATTGCCGCAAGAATGAACGCGGATAAATTAAGGGCAATCGATGAAAGAGAATTCAATTCTGTTGCTCACACATTCGGTAACGGGATCGTTACGGGTAAGGCAAATATGAGCTCCGATTATTTCCCCGAGTTAGCTTTGTTGAATGCAGCGCTGAAAAAACAATTCAGTATCCCTGATCTTGATTTTAGTGTGATAGCTAAAAACAGTGGTTTTGATTCCACCCCTTTTATAACTTTACAATCATCATCGTCCCAACCTGTAAAATAG
- a CDS encoding ATP-binding protein yields the protein MLQSLPKLQTLLRQLLLLHFGRELDKNAETSFSFAGLFSKELGKSTTDAEALILLMALVPHALPNFYDTIIQEFLPQGGELPEFGGVKGSNHRGTLPTGETIQFVLAGNNVQIRIEVQQFFSEQHWFHHEQILYLESVKEGEPRMSGRLVLNDEFVQLLLTGQHVLPRFGPEFPARSLHTTMQWTDLVVSAETHVQIEFVRMWLAHQHELMQDWEMHHRLKPGFKTLFYGPPGTGKTLTATLFGKEFGKPVYRIDLSQVVSKYIGETEKNLEKIFIKAEHKDWILFFDEADALFGKRTTVQSSHDRHANQEVSYLLQRLEDFSGLVILASNFKHNIDTAFLRRFNSIIYFPVPSFSERIQLWNNSLPKQAKLAESNALEFIARQYELSGANITNIMAYASLVAISNKSNEIQTADLMEGIAREYAKEDKMFIR from the coding sequence ATGCTCCAATCCCTCCCAAAACTCCAGACACTTTTACGTCAGCTACTTCTGCTTCATTTTGGACGGGAATTGGACAAAAATGCGGAGACAAGCTTTTCTTTTGCAGGACTGTTCAGTAAAGAACTGGGAAAATCAACTACTGATGCGGAGGCACTGATATTGCTTATGGCTTTGGTACCACACGCGTTACCCAATTTCTACGATACGATCATTCAGGAATTTCTGCCGCAGGGTGGAGAATTACCTGAATTTGGCGGAGTGAAAGGTTCGAATCACAGGGGAACTTTACCGACGGGCGAAACTATACAGTTTGTGCTTGCAGGCAATAATGTACAAATTCGTATTGAAGTACAGCAGTTTTTCTCGGAGCAGCACTGGTTTCATCATGAGCAAATCTTATATCTTGAATCGGTAAAAGAAGGCGAACCACGCATGAGCGGCAGGCTGGTACTGAATGATGAATTTGTGCAACTGTTGCTGACTGGCCAGCATGTATTGCCACGTTTCGGGCCCGAATTCCCGGCCCGCTCACTGCATACAACGATGCAATGGACAGATCTGGTAGTGTCAGCAGAAACCCACGTTCAGATTGAATTTGTTCGCATGTGGCTCGCACATCAACACGAACTGATGCAGGATTGGGAAATGCATCACCGCCTTAAACCTGGTTTCAAAACCTTGTTTTACGGACCGCCGGGTACAGGAAAAACACTGACGGCCACACTCTTCGGCAAAGAATTCGGTAAGCCGGTTTACAGGATCGACCTGTCGCAGGTTGTTTCAAAATATATTGGTGAAACAGAAAAAAACCTGGAAAAGATTTTTATCAAAGCCGAACACAAAGACTGGATATTATTTTTCGATGAAGCAGATGCGCTTTTTGGTAAACGAACTACCGTTCAATCCTCCCACGACCGCCATGCCAACCAGGAGGTAAGTTATCTTTTACAACGTCTGGAAGATTTTTCAGGATTGGTAATTCTAGCTTCTAATTTTAAGCATAATATTGACACTGCCTTTTTGCGCAGGTTCAACTCAATTATTTATTTCCCCGTGCCATCTTTTTCCGAACGTATCCAGCTTTGGAACAATAGTTTGCCAAAACAAGCGAAACTGGCAGAATCAAACGCTCTGGAATTCATTGCACGGCAGTACGAACTGAGCGGCGCCAATATTACCAATATCATGGCCTATGCTTCACTAGTCGCAATTTCTAATAAAAGCAACGAAATACAAACCGCCGATCTGATGGAAGGAATTGCACGTGAATATGCCAAAGAAGATAAAATGTTTATTCGTTGA
- a CDS encoding T9SS type A sorting domain-containing protein, protein MIPPGASGPFSMAFDHFIAIEAPYDGGNIKFRINNGEWALLPASAFIANGYNRTINNTNQEGANPLQGQPTFSGIDEGAVVSSWGQSRVDLSSLGLEAGQNIQFRWDLGTDGCVGLDGWYIDDVRVYSCSLPTVQFVTNSTSINEGEADTTEAGSNECLRYVQKTVTVKINKAPSAPVTVTFNPPTGTATEGVTADYSFAPASFVLQEGALSQDVEIRIYNDAYVEGNETVVLSYNLSTTGDAKPESYNQEHKLTITDNDFLPGSTKTEMMFEDFNLGLLPADWFIIGEESFPDSWGVVQNPDVSLDPGGSPLLMIDSYAAGRVAMDKVVESGTFNTVGMSSIKLSFIEFFYVYPSGFREKGMVDVWDGSHWHNLLTQSQSTGTSGSWDEPAVRNITIPVTYANPAMKIRFRYIANNDYWWAVDNIKITAENSTQVESKITAVPDAQYLGPHGTAYFYDPDTKNLMAQIHNLTDHDYGCTTVAIDRIGQDTTKWIGSYHITNKTFKVTPTYNNPSGNYEITLYYKASELPKFNGTLIRSMGKSLGGITTSNNPASSVAESVVSNQFGSDYSFTSIFHSGFSGFGLSDAPPNGPLPVTLVSFEGKHSTEGNLLTWTTTSEVNNDYFVIERSKNGRDFKLAGRVEGVGNSAAENHYKFTDTGFPEGISYYRLKQVDSDGTFTYSRIIFIDALSGYELKFFPNPVQSVLTIELPDNETKAVNIRVINSAGQEVFAKQNVKSKNGSLKLDMHDFPSGIYKVILSEKQEIGEKKDFHLSVFKL, encoded by the coding sequence ATGATCCCGCCTGGTGCTTCCGGCCCATTTAGTATGGCGTTTGATCATTTTATAGCGATTGAAGCACCGTACGATGGAGGAAATATTAAGTTCAGGATCAATAACGGCGAATGGGCTCTGCTGCCAGCTTCGGCCTTTATTGCAAATGGATACAACAGAACTATAAACAATACTAACCAGGAAGGGGCAAATCCGTTACAGGGCCAGCCGACCTTTTCAGGAATTGATGAGGGGGCGGTTGTCAGCAGCTGGGGACAAAGCCGTGTGGATCTTTCTTCGCTGGGGTTAGAAGCCGGACAAAACATACAGTTTCGCTGGGATCTGGGTACTGATGGTTGTGTAGGTTTGGATGGCTGGTATATTGATGACGTACGCGTTTATTCATGTTCTTTGCCAACAGTTCAGTTTGTTACAAATTCGACCTCGATTAACGAAGGTGAAGCGGATACAACTGAGGCCGGATCAAACGAATGCCTCAGGTATGTTCAAAAAACAGTTACGGTTAAAATTAACAAAGCCCCGTCTGCACCTGTTACAGTAACCTTCAATCCACCAACCGGTACTGCAACCGAAGGCGTTACGGCTGATTACAGTTTTGCACCTGCATCCTTTGTTCTGCAGGAAGGTGCGTTGTCACAGGATGTAGAAATCCGTATATACAACGATGCGTACGTGGAAGGAAATGAAACTGTGGTATTGTCATATAACTTGTCGACAACAGGCGATGCCAAACCGGAATCTTACAATCAGGAACATAAACTCACTATAACGGATAATGATTTTCTGCCAGGCTCTACAAAGACAGAAATGATGTTTGAAGATTTTAATCTGGGTTTGCTGCCGGCTGACTGGTTTATCATTGGTGAAGAATCTTTTCCGGATTCATGGGGTGTAGTACAAAATCCTGACGTTTCCCTGGATCCGGGAGGAAGCCCGCTTCTCATGATCGACAGTTATGCAGCTGGTCGTGTGGCTATGGATAAGGTGGTGGAATCGGGTACTTTTAATACCGTTGGCATGTCCAGCATCAAGCTTTCTTTTATTGAGTTCTTCTATGTTTATCCTTCGGGTTTCAGGGAAAAAGGAATGGTAGATGTCTGGGATGGAAGCCACTGGCACAATCTGCTCACCCAATCCCAATCTACCGGTACATCGGGCTCGTGGGATGAGCCGGCGGTTAGAAACATAACTATACCTGTGACTTATGCTAATCCGGCTATGAAAATCCGTTTCAGGTACATTGCCAACAACGATTACTGGTGGGCTGTTGACAATATCAAAATTACGGCGGAAAATTCAACCCAGGTAGAAAGTAAAATAACTGCTGTTCCGGATGCACAGTATCTCGGGCCTCATGGTACGGCATATTTTTATGATCCGGATACTAAAAATTTAATGGCTCAGATCCATAATCTGACGGATCATGATTATGGCTGCACCACAGTTGCCATTGACAGGATAGGGCAGGATACAACGAAGTGGATCGGTTCCTATCACATTACAAATAAGACATTTAAGGTGACACCAACCTATAATAATCCATCGGGTAATTACGAAATCACACTTTATTACAAAGCATCAGAGCTGCCGAAATTTAATGGTACATTGATCAGGTCAATGGGGAAAAGCCTGGGGGGAATTACTACCAGCAACAATCCGGCTTCTTCCGTTGCAGAATCGGTCGTAAGCAATCAGTTTGGTTCGGATTATTCCTTTACCTCTATTTTTCATTCCGGTTTTTCAGGATTCGGACTTTCTGATGCACCGCCCAACGGGCCGCTTCCGGTAACGCTTGTAAGCTTTGAAGGCAAACACAGTACAGAAGGAAATCTCCTTACATGGACGACTACATCCGAAGTAAACAATGACTATTTTGTAATAGAGCGCAGTAAGAACGGGCGGGATTTCAAACTGGCAGGCAGGGTGGAAGGTGTTGGTAATTCAGCTGCTGAAAATCATTACAAATTTACAGATACAGGATTTCCGGAAGGCATCAGCTATTACCGTCTGAAACAAGTTGATTCTGATGGCACTTTTACTTACAGCCGAATTATTTTTATTGATGCTCTATCCGGTTATGAACTGAAATTTTTCCCGAACCCTGTACAATCGGTACTGACGATAGAATTGCCTGATAATGAAACCAAAGCAGTGAATATAAGGGTAATCAACTCAGCTGGGCAGGAAGTTTTTGCCAAACAAAATGTAAAGAGCAAAAATGGCAGCCTAAAATTAGATATGCATGATTTCCCTTCTGGTATTTATAAGGTCATTTTATCAGAAAAGCAGGAAATTGGTGAAAAGAAAGATTTCCATTTATCTGTTTTTAAATTATAG
- a CDS encoding DUF4157 domain-containing protein, with the protein MKSLAQNKLSPESSKQTLSVNRSKSSFFSPLIQPKLTIGSPNDIYEREADAVADKVMRMSDSSQQPVMSQTAGMISRKCAACEEEEKHLQKKGAGDMAGEAAPGIVNDVINSGGGNSLDTSTRNFMESRFGHNFADVRVHTGSQAAESASAIQAKAYTSGNHVVFNNGEYAPHTNEGKYLLAHELTHVVQQGASQRKIQRSCGAREIGSPAGCIGNSMPVPERPRYLFDVSCDNFATGNELDLRVDAESILPNELVEIHGLASEEGDIDFNLNLSCARALRAQEVIQDVLNRRGVTARLAVFSHGPIEGGRSINRSVAIVRPHAPEPEPGTEPEPSPSLCLFMNYSDGHDETNDSDHDLDKAHHSGERTSIIVAYDYVGGETGALIDYNVGFFTGTSGYATEDDNALYNHFISGDGSRMNFDPNTDMSAIVGRESAFISFADSFESAILAYIDAHGGSLCGFDGDSYINSNEPGYLNDQYFVWAVLGGYVRLEASVVQTPTGISVVYRIFDHYGAGVSDAGRWELLGLPALYYLQHFHGSWGSEYTPYIWSVEIARDMDRPVLYTPAMPDIQ; encoded by the coding sequence ATGAAATCATTAGCTCAAAACAAATTATCGCCGGAATCATCCAAACAAACTTTATCTGTAAACAGGTCTAAGTCTTCTTTCTTCTCGCCTCTCATACAGCCGAAGCTTACCATTGGCTCACCGAATGATATATATGAACGGGAAGCCGATGCTGTGGCTGATAAAGTGATGCGTATGTCCGATAGCAGTCAGCAGCCGGTTATGTCTCAAACAGCCGGAATGATTTCGCGAAAATGTGCTGCCTGTGAGGAAGAGGAAAAACATTTACAGAAAAAAGGTGCCGGCGATATGGCTGGTGAAGCTGCTCCGGGAATTGTAAATGACGTAATCAATTCGGGTGGCGGTAATAGCCTTGATACAAGTACCCGCAATTTTATGGAAAGCCGTTTTGGTCATAATTTTGCTGATGTAAGGGTTCATACCGGTAGTCAGGCGGCAGAATCTGCATCGGCCATTCAGGCAAAAGCTTATACATCCGGAAACCACGTTGTTTTCAATAACGGTGAATATGCACCACATACAAATGAAGGAAAATATTTGCTTGCCCATGAACTTACACATGTAGTACAGCAGGGCGCCTCACAAAGAAAAATCCAGAGGAGCTGCGGAGCCAGGGAAATAGGCAGTCCTGCCGGTTGTATTGGAAATTCCATGCCTGTTCCTGAAAGGCCACGTTATTTGTTTGATGTTTCCTGTGATAATTTCGCCACAGGAAATGAGCTTGATCTGCGTGTCGACGCGGAATCGATTTTACCAAATGAACTTGTTGAAATCCACGGATTAGCCAGCGAAGAGGGAGACATTGATTTTAATCTGAACTTATCATGCGCAAGGGCACTTCGGGCTCAGGAGGTAATTCAGGATGTACTGAACCGGCGGGGAGTCACGGCACGCCTTGCTGTATTTAGTCACGGCCCTATTGAAGGAGGCAGAAGTATTAACCGGAGTGTTGCCATTGTACGGCCACATGCTCCTGAACCCGAACCAGGAACAGAACCGGAGCCTTCTCCTTCACTTTGCCTGTTTATGAATTATTCTGACGGCCATGATGAAACAAATGATTCTGATCATGACCTGGATAAGGCGCATCATAGCGGTGAACGTACATCCATTATAGTTGCTTACGACTATGTCGGTGGTGAAACCGGTGCCCTGATTGATTATAATGTTGGATTTTTTACGGGTACATCCGGTTATGCGACGGAAGACGATAATGCGCTCTACAATCATTTCATTTCTGGTGACGGATCGCGGATGAATTTTGATCCAAACACTGATATGTCGGCGATTGTTGGCCGTGAAAGTGCCTTCATTTCTTTTGCTGATTCGTTTGAATCAGCCATTTTAGCCTATATTGATGCACATGGCGGATCCCTTTGTGGGTTTGATGGTGACAGTTATATTAACTCTAATGAACCCGGATACCTCAACGACCAGTATTTCGTTTGGGCTGTACTGGGCGGATATGTAAGGCTGGAAGCATCGGTAGTACAAACTCCAACGGGCATTTCGGTCGTTTATCGTATTTTTGATCATTATGGTGCCGGTGTGAGTGATGCCGGCAGATGGGAATTACTGGGATTACCTGCCTTGTATTATTTACAACATTTTCACGGAAGCTGGGGAAGTGAATATACTCCTTACATCTGGTCGGTTGAAATTGCTAGGGATATGGACCGGCCCGTTCTGTATACTCCGGCTATGCCTGATATCCAATAA